ACCATTTGTCTTTACCGAGTATTTTTTCCCATTGTATTCTCAGATCCCAATCTTGGTCATCAATTGTTCCAGCGAAGTCTCTACTTATTTTAAAATGTGGATTCTCTTCTAAAGTGGTATTTAACCATGTGCGAATTTCTTCTCTAAATTCTGCTTCCTTTGGTGTGTCCTTTAAATCCATTGTATTATGTTAATAGATATGGCGATCATTTTCGAGAACTCCGATATAGCAGTTGATCATGTGGTAGTTGGACCACTTGATAACAATGTTTTTACGATATTTTGTGCACAATCTGGTGAGGCTATTCTTATCGATGCTGCTGATGAGAACGAGATGTTAGAAGATATATGTAAACAGATGAACGTACGTAAAGTTATTACAACGCATGGTCATTTTGATCATATTGGTGCTGTTGCACATTTACGCAATGTTGGTATAGATGTTGGAGTTCATCTAGATGATGCACAAATGTTGCCGAGTTATGATTTTATATTAAATGATGAGGATATTATTGAAGTTGGTAAATTGCGATTAAAGCTTATGCATACTCCTGGTCATACTCCTGGTTCTATTTGCATAAAAATCGAAGGAACGCCTTTTCTGTTTTCTGGCGATACTCTTTTTCCTGGAGGACCAGGCAATACACAATTGCCGGGTGGGGATTTTTTAACAATTATGAAATCAATAGAGTCGCGTTTGATGACTTTAGATTTCGAAACTCTAGTACTACCAGGTCACGGAAATTCAACAACGATTGGTAACGAAAAAGATTCTATTGATGCCTGGTCAAGACGGGGTTGGTAATTATAGATGTACTGACGAAAGTTCGGCTCCCAATTGAAGATTTATTGGATCACCAACTAGGGCAAGTGCAGATCTTAATTCGCGTACGGTTGCATCAGAGATATCCGGAGTATTCAATTCAGATGATGCCACTTCTTTATTTTCAAGTACTGAACGCACTCCATTAATAAAGTAGTTACGCAACAGAGCTTCACTTACATCGAGTTGAGT
This genomic interval from Acidimicrobiia bacterium contains the following:
- a CDS encoding MBL fold metallo-hydrolase is translated as MLIDMAIIFENSDIAVDHVVVGPLDNNVFTIFCAQSGEAILIDAADENEMLEDICKQMNVRKVITTHGHFDHIGAVAHLRNVGIDVGVHLDDAQMLPSYDFILNDEDIIEVGKLRLKLMHTPGHTPGSICIKIEGTPFLFSGDTLFPGGPGNTQLPGGDFLTIMKSIESRLMTLDFETLVLPGHGNSTTIGNEKDSIDAWSRRGW